In Phlebotomus papatasi isolate M1 chromosome 1, Ppap_2.1, whole genome shotgun sequence, the following proteins share a genomic window:
- the LOC129806239 gene encoding mitochondrial transcription rescue factor 1, which translates to MKTKMSCRQSLKLLKLCNSFPKFGFIQRNASILTFPILRNVPRQSVYRASISAIPVRFKYSAKDKDSSRKDEDSDSDSDEFEDVKEKGTNLIKCSVTSLRADLIIKTGLGLARNKVEVKFYEGKVRVNGKKIPKKSFHVNIGDEIDLVKSVSPTNPDHLIIGRVEIVSATPKEDSISVLLRRYKTLIIENYEERNAYKESEG; encoded by the exons atgaaaacaaAGATGTCGTGTCGACAATCgctaaaattgttgaaattgtGCAACTCCTTCCCAAAGTTTGGTTTTATCCAAAGAAATGCATCAATTTTAACATTCCCCATACTCAGAAATGTGCCTCGACAGTCTGTGTACCGTGCTTCAATTAGTGCAATTCCGGTGAGATTTAAATACAGTGCAAAGGACAAAGATTCCAGCAGAAAAGATGAG GACTCTGACAGCGATTCTGATGAATTCGAGGATGTCAAGGAGAAAGGCACTAACCTAATTAAGTGCTCTGTTACCTCACTGCGAGCCGATTTAATCATAAAAACTGGATTAGGATTAGCTAGAAA CAAAGTTGAAGTGAAATTTTACGAGGGAAAGGTCCGGGTGAATGGGAAGAAAATCCCCAAGAAGAGTTTTCACGTCAACATTGGAGATGAAATAGATTTAGTGAAAAGTGTTAGTCCAACGAATCCCGATCATTTGATAATTGGGAGGGTTGAGATTGTGTCTGCTACACCCAAGGAGGATAGTATCTCCGTGCTCCTGAGACGCTACAAGACGCTAATCATTGAGAACTATGAGGAGAGGAATGCTTACAAGGAATCTGAAGGTTAA